Proteins encoded together in one Salvelinus fontinalis isolate EN_2023a chromosome 6, ASM2944872v1, whole genome shotgun sequence window:
- the LOC129858296 gene encoding AP-1 complex-associated regulatory protein-like isoform X1: MGNCWAYCSGIFRREANIIQRGGGSKYFRSSTTGEHYTIEFENLVESDEAESPQSCPRPISEDEIIHLKEHRYAAISDQQTLIDEKLQAELLAQEEKLRLEEEARNAAQREAARLARERKLKELAQRKKSKTEVQGGAAHPRKHGSGEDFDVYLQNVKVMSEAFRSSRLSSETNVITPNTESSWDINTKTRSTNDDGTSLDLEWEDEEGMNQVVPAWERSKTEEDILRAALRPGEKQTTSGTASASEDSNALEWENDFVSAHGEDNAEDNAEDSEYECFVNPVMDMHTPSEVTPPVEITAPETEKR; the protein is encoded by the exons GTCAAAATACTTTAGAAGCAGTACAACTGGGGAACATTACACAATAGAG TTTGAAAACCTTGTTGAGAGTGATGAG GCAGAGAGCCCACAAAGCTGTCCCAG GCCTATCAGTGAAGATGAGATCATCCACCTCAAAGAGCACCGGTATGCTGCAATTTCCGATCAGCAGACCTTGATAGACGAGAAGTTGCAAGCAGAG TTATTAGCACAAGAGGAGAAGTTAAGGCTAGAAGAGGAGGCTAGAAATGCTGCCCAGCGTGAGGCCGCCAGGCTGGCACGCGAGCGAAAGCTAAAGGAG CTTGCACAACGGAAAAAAAGCAAGACAGAAGTCCAAGGTGGCGCAGCCCATCCAAGAAA GCATGGCTCAGGTGAAGACTTTGATGTTTACCTACAGAATGTGAAAGTCATGTCAGAAGCCTTCAGGAGTAGCA GGCTGTCCTCTGAGACTAATGTGATCACTCCCAACACGGAGAGCAGCTGGGACATCAACACCAAGACCCGCTCCACCAACGATGACGGAACCTCACTGGACCTGGAGTGGGAGGACGAGGAAG GGATGAACCAGGTGGTCCCAGCGTGGGAGAGGTCTAAAACCGAGGAGGACATACTCCGGGCAGCACTCCGGCCGGGTGAGAAGCAGACGACCAGTGGTACGGCCTCCGCCTCTGAGGACTCCAACGCCCTGGAGTGGGAGAACGACTTTGTGAGCGCTCATGGAGAGGATAATGCTGAGGACAATGCAGAGGACTCTGAATACGAGTGCTTTGTCAACCCTGTCATGGATATGCACACCCCATCTGAGGTAACACCACCGGTAGAGATAACTGCACCGGAGACTGAGAAGAGATAG
- the LOC129858296 gene encoding AP-1 complex-associated regulatory protein-like isoform X2, protein MGNCWAYCSGIFRREANIIQRGGGSKYFRSSTTGEHYTIEFENLVESDEAESPQSCPRPISEDEIIHLKEHRYAAISDQQTLIDEKLQAELAQRKKSKTEVQGGAAHPRKHGSGEDFDVYLQNVKVMSEAFRSSRLSSETNVITPNTESSWDINTKTRSTNDDGTSLDLEWEDEEGMNQVVPAWERSKTEEDILRAALRPGEKQTTSGTASASEDSNALEWENDFVSAHGEDNAEDNAEDSEYECFVNPVMDMHTPSEVTPPVEITAPETEKR, encoded by the exons GTCAAAATACTTTAGAAGCAGTACAACTGGGGAACATTACACAATAGAG TTTGAAAACCTTGTTGAGAGTGATGAG GCAGAGAGCCCACAAAGCTGTCCCAG GCCTATCAGTGAAGATGAGATCATCCACCTCAAAGAGCACCGGTATGCTGCAATTTCCGATCAGCAGACCTTGATAGACGAGAAGTTGCAAGCAGAG CTTGCACAACGGAAAAAAAGCAAGACAGAAGTCCAAGGTGGCGCAGCCCATCCAAGAAA GCATGGCTCAGGTGAAGACTTTGATGTTTACCTACAGAATGTGAAAGTCATGTCAGAAGCCTTCAGGAGTAGCA GGCTGTCCTCTGAGACTAATGTGATCACTCCCAACACGGAGAGCAGCTGGGACATCAACACCAAGACCCGCTCCACCAACGATGACGGAACCTCACTGGACCTGGAGTGGGAGGACGAGGAAG GGATGAACCAGGTGGTCCCAGCGTGGGAGAGGTCTAAAACCGAGGAGGACATACTCCGGGCAGCACTCCGGCCGGGTGAGAAGCAGACGACCAGTGGTACGGCCTCCGCCTCTGAGGACTCCAACGCCCTGGAGTGGGAGAACGACTTTGTGAGCGCTCATGGAGAGGATAATGCTGAGGACAATGCAGAGGACTCTGAATACGAGTGCTTTGTCAACCCTGTCATGGATATGCACACCCCATCTGAGGTAACACCACCGGTAGAGATAACTGCACCGGAGACTGAGAAGAGATAG